Proteins encoded within one genomic window of Saccharopolyspora pogona:
- the topA gene encoding type I DNA topoisomerase, whose translation MAGSTRTKKAGGTGRASGSPNGAGSASRRLVIVESPAKAKKIASYLGSNFIVESSRGHIRDLPKNAKDVPEKYKGQAWARLGVDVDNDFEPLYLVSSDKKSTVTELKDALKQVDELYLATDGDREGEAIAWHLLETLKPKVPVRRMVFHEITESAIQAAAANPRDLDHDLVDAQETRRILDRLYGYEVSPVLWKKVMPKLSAGRVQSVATRIVVERERERIRFVPAEYWDISATMDAGPDASPRRFGARLVNVDGAKLATGRDFGPDGQLKNPDTRVLTEQEARSLAAALTDAQLHVSSVEEKPYTRKPYAPFMTSTLQQEASRKLRFSADRTMRTAQRLYENGYITYMRTDSTTLSETAITAARNQARDLYGERYLPPQPRQYNRKVKNAQEAHEAIRPAGESFRTPGEVAAELRNDVDGYKLYELIWQRTIASQMADAKGTTLSVRITGTASSGEECTFAASGRTITFAGFLKAYVEAVDSEAGGVADDAESRLPQLVQDQSVTAPELSPDGHTTNPPPRFTEASLVKTLEELGIGRPSTYASIISTVQERGYVWKKGSALVPSWIAFAVVGLLEKHFGRLVDYDFTAALEDELDRIAEGRQQRTRWLSGFYFGGDIGPEDSIGRAGGLKKLVGSGVEEIDPREINSIPMFNDDEDRTVYVRVGRYGPYLERTLGDGSSQRANLPDDLPPDELTVEIAEKLFATPMEGRSLGTDPESGNEVVAKEGRFGPYVTEILPEGSKSKPRTGSLFKHMSLDTVRLDDALKLLSLPRVVGKDPESGNEITAQNGRYGPYLKKGTDSRSLETEDQIFSITLEEALKIYEQPKQRGRRAAAAPLRELGEAPDTGKPLVIKDGRFGPYVTDGETNASLRKGDDVESLTMDRAVELLAERRAKAPAKKKAPAKKTTATKTTGTKSTAAKSTATKSTAAKKRASSSSKSA comes from the coding sequence GTGGCTGGGTCGACACGGACGAAGAAGGCCGGCGGGACCGGCCGGGCTTCGGGGTCCCCCAACGGGGCTGGCTCCGCGAGCCGGCGCTTGGTGATCGTCGAGTCGCCGGCGAAAGCCAAGAAGATCGCCTCCTACCTGGGCTCGAACTTCATCGTCGAGTCTTCTCGCGGGCACATCCGGGACCTGCCGAAGAACGCCAAGGACGTGCCCGAGAAGTACAAGGGGCAGGCGTGGGCCCGGCTGGGCGTCGACGTCGACAACGACTTCGAGCCGCTGTACCTGGTGAGCTCGGACAAGAAGTCGACGGTCACCGAGCTGAAGGACGCGCTCAAGCAGGTCGACGAGCTCTATCTCGCGACGGACGGTGACCGCGAGGGCGAGGCGATCGCCTGGCACCTGCTGGAGACGCTGAAGCCGAAGGTGCCGGTTCGCCGGATGGTGTTCCACGAGATCACCGAGTCGGCGATCCAGGCGGCCGCCGCCAACCCGCGCGACCTGGACCACGACCTGGTGGACGCGCAGGAGACCCGCCGCATCCTGGACCGGCTGTACGGCTACGAGGTCAGCCCGGTGCTGTGGAAGAAGGTCATGCCGAAGCTGTCGGCGGGCCGGGTGCAGTCGGTGGCGACCCGGATCGTGGTCGAGCGGGAGCGCGAGCGGATCAGGTTCGTCCCGGCCGAGTACTGGGACATCTCCGCGACGATGGATGCCGGCCCGGACGCCTCGCCGCGGCGCTTCGGTGCACGCCTGGTGAACGTGGACGGCGCGAAGTTGGCCACCGGCCGCGACTTCGGCCCGGACGGGCAGCTCAAGAACCCCGACACGCGGGTGCTGACCGAGCAGGAGGCCCGCAGCCTCGCCGCCGCGCTCACCGACGCGCAGTTGCACGTGTCCAGCGTCGAGGAGAAGCCGTACACGCGGAAGCCGTACGCGCCGTTCATGACCTCCACGCTGCAGCAGGAAGCCAGCCGAAAGCTGCGTTTCTCGGCCGACCGGACGATGCGCACGGCGCAGCGGTTGTACGAGAACGGTTACATCACGTACATGCGTACCGACTCGACGACGCTGTCCGAGACGGCGATCACGGCGGCGCGCAACCAGGCCCGCGACCTGTACGGCGAGCGGTACCTGCCGCCGCAGCCGCGCCAGTACAACCGCAAGGTCAAGAACGCCCAGGAGGCGCACGAGGCGATCCGCCCGGCGGGCGAGAGCTTCCGCACCCCGGGCGAGGTCGCGGCCGAGCTGCGTAACGACGTCGACGGCTACAAGCTCTACGAGCTGATCTGGCAGCGGACCATCGCCTCCCAGATGGCCGACGCGAAGGGGACCACGCTGTCGGTGCGCATCACCGGCACCGCCTCCAGCGGCGAGGAGTGCACCTTCGCCGCGTCCGGCCGCACGATCACCTTCGCCGGATTCCTGAAGGCCTACGTCGAGGCGGTCGACTCGGAGGCCGGTGGGGTCGCCGACGACGCCGAGTCGCGGCTGCCGCAGCTGGTGCAGGACCAGTCGGTCACCGCGCCGGAGCTGTCGCCGGACGGGCACACCACCAACCCGCCGCCGCGCTTCACCGAAGCCAGCCTGGTCAAGACGCTGGAAGAGCTGGGCATTGGCCGCCCGTCGACCTACGCGTCGATCATCAGCACCGTGCAGGAGCGCGGCTACGTGTGGAAGAAGGGCTCCGCCCTGGTCCCGTCGTGGATCGCCTTCGCCGTGGTCGGCCTGCTGGAGAAGCACTTCGGCCGGCTGGTGGACTACGACTTCACGGCCGCGCTGGAGGACGAACTGGACCGCATCGCCGAGGGGCGCCAGCAGCGCACCCGATGGCTGTCCGGGTTCTACTTCGGCGGCGACATCGGCCCGGAGGACTCGATCGGCCGGGCCGGCGGCCTGAAGAAGCTGGTCGGTTCCGGGGTCGAGGAGATCGACCCGCGGGAGATCAACTCCATCCCGATGTTCAACGACGACGAAGACCGCACCGTCTACGTGCGGGTCGGCCGCTACGGCCCCTACCTGGAGCGGACGCTGGGCGACGGCTCGTCGCAGCGCGCGAACCTGCCGGACGACCTGCCGCCGGACGAGCTCACCGTGGAGATCGCGGAGAAGCTGTTCGCGACCCCGATGGAGGGCCGCAGCCTGGGCACCGACCCGGAGTCGGGGAACGAGGTGGTCGCGAAGGAAGGCCGGTTCGGGCCGTACGTCACCGAGATCCTGCCCGAGGGCAGCAAGAGCAAGCCCCGCACTGGCAGCCTGTTCAAGCACATGTCGCTGGATACCGTGAGGCTCGACGACGCGCTGAAGCTGCTGTCGCTGCCGCGCGTGGTGGGCAAGGACCCGGAGTCCGGCAACGAGATCACGGCGCAGAACGGCCGCTACGGCCCGTACCTGAAGAAGGGCACGGACTCGCGCTCGCTGGAGACCGAGGACCAGATCTTCTCGATCACGCTGGAGGAGGCGCTCAAGATCTACGAGCAGCCCAAGCAGCGGGGTCGGCGGGCGGCCGCGGCGCCGCTGCGGGAGCTCGGCGAGGCGCCGGACACCGGCAAGCCGCTGGTGATCAAGGACGGCCGGTTCGGTCCGTACGTCACGGACGGCGAGACCAACGCGTCGCTGCGCAAGGGCGATGACGTCGAGTCGTTGACCATGGACCGCGCGGTGGAACTGCTCGCGGAGCGGCGCGCCAAGGCCCCGGCGAAGAAGAAGGCGCCAGCCAAGAAGACCACCGCGACGAAGACCACTGGGACGAAGAGCACGGCGGCCAAGAGCACGGCGACGAAGAGCACGGCGGCCAAGAAGCGGGCGAGTTCCTCTTCGAAGTCGGCGTGA
- a CDS encoding sodium-translocating pyrophosphatase encodes MDLAQQATGIELGGADYVVVGVVMVIALAALAFGYVLIKEVLSAGQGTAKMQDIAKGVQEGASAYLNRQFRTLAIFAVIVFLVLFALPAESTGEMIGRSIFFLFGAAFSATIGYLGMWLSTRANVRVAAAAREAGEGREKAMRVAFRTGGVVGMITVGLGLFGAALVVLVYAGGAPRVLEGFGFGAALLAMFMRVGGGIFTKAADVGADLVGKVEQNIPEDDPRNAATIADNVGDNVGDCAGMAADLFESYAVTLVASLILGTAAFGQHGLLFPLIVPALGVITAVIGVYITKARAGESALTAINRSFYISAGISAVLCAIAAMLYLPSTFAELTGVSESVRATHGSPALIALVAVIIGILLAVVILKLTGYFTATEHRPVRDVGKSSLTGAATVILSGLSVGFESAVYTGLIIGAAVFGAFLLSGSLPVALFAVALAGCGLLTTVGVIVAMDTFGPVSDNAQGIAEMSGDVEGEGAKILTELDAVGNTTKAITKGIAIATAVLAATALFGSYTDAIGAALADVAGHIDASKFFVYAPDVLVGVIIGASVVFLFSGLAINAVSRAAGAVVYEVRRQFRDKPGIMDGSERPEYGKVVDICTRDSLRELATPGLLAVLAPIAVGFGLGVGPLAGYLAGAIATGTLMAIFLANSGGAWDNAKKLVEDGYHGGKGSEAHSATVIGDTVGDPFKDTAGPAINPLLKVMNLVSVLIAPAVVTFTVGTDANPVVAHVIAVVAVAVIITAVVVSKRRSTAIAESSPSDDKAINGAP; translated from the coding sequence ATGGACCTCGCCCAGCAAGCCACCGGTATCGAACTCGGCGGCGCCGACTACGTCGTCGTCGGCGTGGTCATGGTGATCGCCCTGGCCGCCCTGGCCTTCGGCTACGTCCTGATCAAGGAGGTGCTGTCCGCCGGCCAAGGCACGGCCAAGATGCAGGACATCGCCAAGGGCGTCCAGGAAGGCGCGTCGGCCTACCTGAACCGGCAGTTCCGCACACTGGCGATCTTCGCGGTGATCGTGTTCCTGGTGCTGTTCGCGCTGCCAGCGGAGAGCACCGGCGAGATGATCGGCCGATCGATCTTCTTCCTGTTCGGCGCCGCTTTCTCGGCCACCATCGGCTACCTCGGCATGTGGCTGTCCACCCGTGCGAACGTCCGCGTCGCGGCGGCAGCCCGCGAGGCGGGTGAGGGGCGCGAGAAGGCGATGCGGGTCGCGTTCCGCACCGGCGGCGTGGTCGGCATGATCACCGTCGGCCTCGGCTTGTTCGGCGCCGCGCTGGTGGTGCTGGTCTACGCCGGCGGCGCCCCGCGCGTGCTGGAGGGCTTCGGCTTCGGCGCCGCCCTGCTGGCGATGTTCATGCGAGTCGGCGGCGGCATCTTCACCAAGGCCGCCGACGTGGGTGCCGACCTGGTCGGCAAGGTCGAGCAGAACATCCCGGAGGACGACCCGCGCAACGCCGCCACGATCGCCGACAACGTCGGGGACAACGTCGGCGACTGCGCCGGCATGGCGGCCGACCTGTTCGAGTCCTACGCGGTCACCCTGGTCGCCTCGCTGATCCTGGGCACCGCCGCGTTCGGCCAGCACGGCCTGCTGTTTCCGCTGATCGTGCCCGCCCTGGGCGTGATCACGGCGGTGATCGGCGTCTACATCACCAAGGCCCGCGCCGGCGAGAGCGCGCTGACCGCGATCAACAGGTCGTTCTACATCTCGGCCGGCATCTCCGCGGTGCTCTGCGCTATCGCGGCGATGCTGTACCTGCCCAGCACGTTCGCCGAGCTCACCGGCGTCTCCGAGAGCGTCCGCGCCACCCACGGCAGCCCGGCGCTGATCGCGCTGGTCGCAGTGATCATCGGCATCCTGCTCGCGGTGGTCATCCTCAAGCTCACCGGCTACTTCACCGCCACCGAACACCGGCCGGTGCGCGATGTCGGCAAGTCGTCGCTGACCGGCGCGGCCACCGTGATCCTGTCCGGTCTGTCGGTGGGCTTCGAGTCCGCCGTGTACACCGGGCTGATCATCGGCGCGGCGGTGTTCGGCGCGTTCCTGCTGTCCGGTTCGCTGCCGGTGGCGCTGTTCGCCGTCGCGCTGGCCGGCTGCGGTCTGCTGACCACCGTCGGCGTGATCGTCGCGATGGACACCTTCGGCCCGGTCAGCGACAACGCCCAGGGCATCGCCGAGATGTCCGGCGACGTCGAGGGCGAGGGCGCGAAGATCCTCACCGAGTTGGACGCCGTCGGCAACACCACCAAGGCGATCACCAAGGGCATCGCGATCGCGACGGCGGTGCTTGCCGCGACCGCGCTGTTCGGGTCCTACACGGACGCGATCGGTGCCGCGCTGGCCGATGTGGCCGGCCACATCGACGCCTCCAAGTTCTTCGTCTACGCGCCGGACGTGCTGGTGGGCGTGATCATCGGGGCGTCCGTGGTGTTCCTTTTCTCGGGCCTGGCGATCAACGCGGTGTCCCGCGCGGCCGGCGCCGTGGTCTACGAGGTGCGGCGGCAGTTCCGGGACAAGCCCGGGATCATGGACGGCTCGGAACGCCCCGAGTACGGCAAGGTCGTCGACATCTGCACCCGCGACTCGCTGCGCGAACTGGCCACCCCGGGTCTGCTTGCGGTGCTGGCGCCGATCGCGGTCGGCTTCGGCCTGGGCGTCGGCCCGCTGGCCGGATACCTCGCCGGTGCCATCGCTACCGGCACCCTGATGGCCATCTTCCTGGCCAACTCCGGTGGTGCCTGGGACAACGCGAAGAAGCTGGTCGAGGACGGCTACCACGGCGGCAAGGGCTCCGAGGCCCACTCCGCGACGGTCATCGGCGACACCGTCGGCGACCCGTTCAAGGACACCGCCGGTCCGGCTATCAACCCGCTGCTGAAGGTGATGAACCTGGTGTCGGTGCTGATCGCGCCGGCCGTGGTGACCTTCACCGTGGGCACGGACGCGAACCCGGTGGTCGCGCACGTCATCGCGGTCGTCGCGGTGGCGGTGATCATCACCGCGGTCGTGGTCTCCAAGCGCCGCTCCACGGCGATCGCGGAGTCATCCCCGTCCGACGACAAGGCGATCAACGGCGCGCCCTGA
- a CDS encoding DEAD/DEAH box helicase, whose amino-acid sequence MRAADEDKGRRLLDRAVAGIPADETPVRHVEHLTARPARTADWPKWTPPRLVDALRDRGAREPWVHQAEGAEAVWAGENVVVATGTASGKSLVYQLPVLSKLLDDDRATALYLAPTKALGADQLRTIDELGMREVRAASYDGDTPQVERDWVRAHGRWIFTNPDMLHYGVLPGHSRWARFFRRLSHIVVDECHTYRGVFGSHVALLLRRLRRVAQHYGADPGFVLASATVSDPASLAARLTGVSCRAVTDDGSPRGARTIAFWEPPLLGEIIGENGAPVRRAAGTEAARIMTELVIEDARTLAFIRSRRGVELAALSAQRALSDVDESLAQKVAAYRGGYLPEDRRELERSLLSGELRAVATTNALELGVDISGLDAVVVAGYPGTLASFWQQAGRAGRDGEGALVVFVARDDPLDTYLVHHPPAILDRPVEATVLDPTNPYVLEPHLACAAAELPLDEDSFDVFGGEPARRAVEALTADGVLRKRPHGWFWTSRERPHRNVELRGAGGHPIAVVEGESGRMLGTVDPDSACGTVHPGAVYLHRGESFVVDELDLETGIALVHQESPDWTTSPRNVVDISVLRTIERHDTERGVTVCLGEVEVTSQVVGYLRKRPSGEVLDQVPLDLPAQTLLTRAVWYTVGDELLVGSTPGGAGLDPALVPGALHAAEHAAIGLLPLFATCDRWDIGGVSTALHADTGEATVFVHDGHPGGAGFADRGYAALVPWLAATREAIASCDCPAGCPSCVQSPKCGNGNEPLDKAGAVAVLDAVSTALGGSAAGSAGLHDDRPQES is encoded by the coding sequence GTGCGCGCAGCGGACGAGGACAAGGGGCGGCGGTTGCTCGACCGCGCCGTAGCCGGCATACCGGCCGACGAAACACCGGTGCGCCACGTCGAGCACCTGACGGCCCGCCCGGCACGGACCGCCGACTGGCCGAAGTGGACCCCGCCGCGGCTGGTGGACGCGCTCCGTGACCGCGGTGCGCGGGAGCCGTGGGTGCACCAGGCCGAAGGAGCCGAAGCGGTCTGGGCGGGCGAGAACGTGGTGGTCGCGACCGGCACCGCCTCCGGCAAGTCGCTGGTCTACCAGCTGCCGGTGCTGTCCAAGCTGCTCGACGATGACCGGGCGACCGCGCTCTACCTCGCCCCCACCAAAGCGCTCGGCGCCGACCAGCTGCGCACGATCGACGAGCTCGGCATGCGGGAGGTCCGGGCGGCGAGCTACGACGGCGACACCCCGCAGGTGGAGCGGGACTGGGTGCGCGCGCACGGTCGGTGGATCTTCACCAACCCGGACATGCTGCATTACGGCGTGCTGCCCGGTCACAGCCGGTGGGCGCGGTTCTTCCGGCGACTCAGCCACATCGTGGTCGACGAGTGCCACACCTACCGCGGAGTGTTCGGCTCGCACGTCGCGCTGCTGCTGCGCCGCCTGCGCCGCGTCGCGCAGCACTACGGCGCGGATCCGGGTTTCGTGCTCGCCTCGGCGACCGTGTCCGACCCGGCATCGCTGGCCGCGCGCCTGACCGGTGTCTCCTGCCGCGCCGTGACCGACGACGGATCGCCGCGCGGGGCCCGGACGATCGCCTTCTGGGAACCGCCGCTGCTCGGCGAGATCATCGGCGAGAACGGCGCTCCGGTGCGCCGGGCGGCCGGCACCGAGGCGGCGCGCATCATGACCGAGCTGGTCATCGAGGACGCCCGGACGTTGGCGTTCATCCGGTCCCGGCGCGGGGTGGAGCTGGCTGCGCTGTCCGCGCAGCGTGCGCTGTCCGATGTGGACGAATCGTTGGCCCAGAAGGTCGCCGCCTACCGCGGCGGGTACCTGCCCGAGGACCGCCGCGAGCTGGAGCGCTCCCTGCTGTCGGGCGAGCTCCGCGCGGTGGCCACCACCAACGCGCTGGAGCTCGGCGTCGACATCTCCGGCCTCGACGCCGTCGTGGTCGCCGGATATCCCGGCACCCTCGCGTCCTTCTGGCAGCAGGCCGGACGAGCCGGGCGGGACGGCGAGGGCGCCCTGGTGGTCTTCGTCGCGCGGGACGATCCGCTGGACACCTACCTGGTGCACCACCCGCCCGCCATTCTCGATCGGCCGGTCGAGGCGACGGTGCTCGACCCGACCAACCCGTACGTGCTCGAACCGCACCTGGCCTGCGCCGCCGCCGAGCTGCCGCTCGACGAGGACTCCTTCGACGTCTTCGGCGGCGAGCCCGCCCGCCGGGCCGTGGAAGCGCTCACCGCGGACGGGGTGCTGCGCAAGCGCCCGCACGGCTGGTTCTGGACCTCCCGCGAGCGTCCACATCGGAACGTCGAACTGCGGGGCGCCGGTGGGCACCCGATCGCCGTCGTGGAGGGCGAATCCGGGCGGATGCTCGGCACCGTGGACCCGGACTCGGCCTGCGGGACTGTGCACCCCGGCGCGGTGTACCTGCACCGCGGCGAGTCCTTCGTGGTGGACGAGCTGGACCTGGAGACCGGAATCGCCCTGGTGCACCAGGAGAGCCCGGATTGGACGACCTCACCGCGCAACGTCGTGGACATCTCGGTGCTGCGGACGATCGAGCGGCACGACACCGAACGCGGCGTCACGGTTTGTCTCGGCGAGGTGGAGGTCACCTCGCAGGTCGTCGGCTACCTGCGGAAACGGCCCTCCGGCGAGGTGCTGGACCAGGTTCCGCTGGACCTCCCCGCACAGACCCTGCTGACCCGGGCGGTCTGGTACACGGTCGGCGACGAGCTGTTGGTGGGCAGCACGCCGGGGGGCGCCGGGCTGGATCCGGCGCTCGTCCCCGGCGCGCTGCATGCCGCCGAGCACGCGGCGATCGGTCTGCTGCCGCTGTTCGCGACCTGCGATCGATGGGACATCGGCGGGGTTTCCACCGCGTTGCATGCCGACACCGGGGAGGCAACGGTGTTCGTGCACGACGGTCATCCGGGAGGGGCCGGATTCGCTGATCGCGGTTATGCCGCATTGGTCCCATGGTTGGCCGCGACGCGGGAAGCGATCGCTTCCTGCGACTGCCCGGCTGGGTGCCCGTCCTGCGTCCAGTCGCCGAAGTGCGGGAACGGCAACGAACCGCTGGACAAGGCGGGGGCGGTGGCTGTTCTCGACGCGGTGTCGACCGCGCTCGGGGGAAGCGCCGCTGGATCGGCTGGGCTCCACGACGACCGTCCACAAGAGAGCTGA
- a CDS encoding bifunctional DNA primase/polymerase yields MSARPKVHDNEVENQAAAEGDSGGDPEPPVRRPLWNEEAEQMQRSADRWPNAFRGIPAHPAGLTSSRIELRVQAIGFASRGWPVLPGTYPEEDVWIGRRGRQENGLVPVYRDWQDRLGTNPDEVTSWWSERPYGLLIATGTTVDAIEVDADLGRRAASVLRELGFPVPIVATPNGRWYFLMSSGGELYPELAEQDEIRLHGNGSWVPMPPTAYRGGAVHWRVKPEVCAWQLPGSDFVQKAFCTSLELLDNSNPENVAELLAAGR; encoded by the coding sequence GTGAGCGCAAGACCCAAGGTTCACGACAACGAGGTCGAGAACCAGGCGGCTGCCGAAGGTGATTCCGGAGGCGACCCCGAGCCGCCGGTCCGGCGCCCACTGTGGAACGAGGAGGCGGAGCAAATGCAACGGTCGGCGGACAGGTGGCCCAACGCCTTCCGCGGCATCCCGGCCCACCCGGCCGGGTTGACCAGCAGCCGGATCGAACTTCGCGTGCAGGCGATCGGATTCGCCTCGCGCGGTTGGCCGGTGCTGCCCGGAACTTATCCCGAAGAAGATGTCTGGATCGGCCGTCGCGGACGGCAGGAGAACGGCCTGGTGCCGGTCTACCGCGACTGGCAGGACCGGCTCGGCACCAACCCCGACGAGGTCACGTCCTGGTGGTCGGAGCGGCCGTACGGCCTGCTGATCGCCACCGGCACCACGGTGGACGCCATCGAGGTCGACGCGGACCTCGGCCGCCGGGCCGCTTCGGTGCTGCGCGAACTCGGCTTCCCCGTGCCGATCGTCGCCACCCCGAACGGCCGCTGGTACTTCCTGATGTCCAGCGGCGGCGAGCTCTACCCCGAACTGGCCGAGCAAGATGAAATCCGCTTGCACGGCAACGGAAGTTGGGTGCCCATGCCCCCGACGGCCTACCGGGGCGGTGCGGTGCACTGGCGGGTCAAGCCCGAGGTGTGCGCCTGGCAGCTGCCCGGCTCCGACTTCGTGCAGAAGGCGTTCTGCACGAGTCTTGAACTCCTTGACAACAGCAATCCGGAGAACGTGGCGGAACTCCTCGCAGCGGGCAGGTGA
- a CDS encoding Rv3654c family TadE-like protein gives MNGDRGTATVLSAVLSMALLALLWFVLQLGAVTIARHRAEGAADLAALAAAAYAPHGQQLACERANQVASGMRVEIAECTMDGWDALVAVRTDLPAFVPGGRKASARARAGTTDD, from the coding sequence ATGAACGGCGATCGGGGCACGGCAACCGTGCTTTCGGCAGTGCTCTCGATGGCCTTGCTCGCCCTGCTGTGGTTCGTCCTGCAGTTGGGCGCGGTCACCATTGCCCGTCACCGGGCCGAAGGAGCGGCGGACCTCGCGGCGCTGGCCGCGGCGGCGTACGCGCCGCACGGGCAGCAGCTCGCATGCGAACGGGCGAACCAGGTCGCGAGCGGGATGCGGGTCGAGATAGCTGAATGCACGATGGACGGATGGGATGCCCTCGTGGCAGTGCGAACCGATCTTCCCGCGTTCGTCCCGGGCGGGCGGAAAGCCAGCGCACGGGCCCGTGCCGGGACGACCGACGACTGA
- a CDS encoding TadE family type IV pilus minor pilin, with translation MAEVVPAPVVAPGAGTTGRDAGAVTVEAALGICSVIAVFALILTGAGALIGHLRCTDAAVEAARLVARGDRPRADEAVGRIAPAGASLSVLVEGDQVSTEVSAPLPGGFLPGQSLRARAVAVLEPGVEGLVAR, from the coding sequence ATGGCGGAGGTGGTTCCGGCGCCGGTCGTTGCGCCTGGCGCCGGAACGACCGGCCGCGATGCCGGGGCGGTGACGGTCGAGGCGGCGCTGGGCATCTGCTCGGTGATCGCGGTGTTCGCGTTGATCTTGACTGGAGCCGGCGCGCTGATCGGCCATCTCCGCTGCACCGACGCGGCGGTCGAGGCCGCGCGGCTGGTGGCGCGCGGCGACCGGCCCCGCGCGGACGAGGCGGTCGGCCGCATCGCCCCGGCCGGCGCGTCGCTGTCGGTGCTGGTCGAGGGCGATCAGGTCAGCACCGAGGTGAGTGCGCCGCTGCCCGGCGGGTTCCTGCCCGGCCAGTCGCTGCGCGCACGCGCGGTGGCGGTGCTGGAACCGGGGGTCGAAGGGCTGGTGGCGCGATGA
- a CDS encoding DUF4244 domain-containing protein, whose protein sequence is MSTRTNRWTATRRLRTLLHGDGGMSTAEYAVGTVAAVAFASLLYSVVTGDSVKDALAGLIARGLEGGGV, encoded by the coding sequence ATGAGTACCCGAACAAACCGGTGGACGGCAACGCGCCGGCTCCGCACGCTGCTGCACGGCGACGGAGGCATGAGCACTGCCGAATACGCGGTGGGGACTGTCGCCGCGGTGGCGTTCGCTTCGCTGCTCTACAGCGTCGTGACCGGTGATTCGGTCAAGGACGCACTGGCTGGGCTCATCGCCCGCGGGCTGGAAGGCGGCGGTGTCTGA
- a CDS encoding type II secretion system F family protein yields the protein MIELLLAAVALLLVPASSARARLRALGPRSPGRSRTAPSIVAWMLPLAVGAGAVQVAGPVGGILIGLAAAFAVRRWSAAADRRRDRTDPLALAAGWDLLAAGMRAGLPVPVIVRAVADELTGSACRTLREVADHLALGSDAATGWEPALRNPDTAELARAARRTARTGSALADVAGEIASHARATVAEQAQARAQRATVWISAPLGLCFLPAFLCLGVLPVAVGMVHRLAVPL from the coding sequence GTGATCGAGCTGCTGCTCGCGGCGGTGGCACTGCTGCTCGTCCCGGCGAGTTCGGCGCGCGCGCGGCTGCGAGCGCTCGGCCCGCGATCGCCGGGGCGGAGCCGGACGGCACCGTCCATTGTGGCCTGGATGCTCCCGCTGGCGGTCGGGGCCGGTGCGGTGCAGGTGGCGGGTCCGGTCGGCGGGATCTTGATCGGCCTGGCCGCCGCCTTCGCCGTGCGTCGGTGGTCCGCGGCGGCCGACCGGCGACGCGACCGAACGGATCCGCTGGCGCTGGCGGCGGGCTGGGACCTGCTGGCCGCCGGCATGCGAGCCGGGCTGCCGGTGCCGGTGATCGTGCGGGCCGTGGCCGACGAGCTCACCGGTTCGGCCTGCCGAACGCTGCGTGAGGTCGCCGATCACCTCGCGCTGGGTTCGGACGCTGCAACCGGCTGGGAACCGGCCTTGCGGAACCCGGACACCGCGGAGCTCGCACGTGCGGCCCGGCGGACCGCCCGGACCGGCAGCGCGCTGGCGGACGTTGCTGGCGAGATCGCAAGCCACGCGCGAGCCACGGTCGCCGAGCAGGCCCAAGCACGCGCCCAGCGTGCAACGGTGTGGATCTCGGCACCGCTGGGCCTGTGCTTCCTGCCCGCGTTCCTGTGCCTCGGGGTGCTCCCCGTGGCGGTCGGCATGGTGCACCGCCTCGCGGTGCCCTTGTAA
- a CDS encoding type II secretion system F family protein gives MLIHALNVLAAAVLCWPEIRARERLLAAPAHVPGLPLRRVARLLAIPAVAVAGWGFAGPVGSCAGIALSLLGVKYWRSQRDWRQRLKQADELTAGLRLLVAQLRAGAHPAAAAEGAAAESGPAVGQVFQDMATTVRLGGEVATVLEAHDGAAELREPLGRMARAWALAERHGVALADLLDAVRGDVERRAAFRRDVEAKMAGPRSTAAVLAGLPLFGLLFGEAVGAGPITVLTGGLLGQLLLLVGVALLCAGVGWTLRLTRAVVQP, from the coding sequence GTGCTGATCCACGCGCTAAACGTGCTGGCTGCGGCCGTCCTGTGCTGGCCGGAGATCCGGGCCCGCGAACGGCTCCTCGCCGCGCCGGCGCACGTTCCGGGGCTCCCACTCCGTCGGGTGGCGCGGCTGCTCGCGATTCCGGCAGTCGCAGTGGCGGGCTGGGGTTTCGCTGGTCCCGTTGGATCGTGCGCGGGAATTGCCCTGTCGTTGCTCGGAGTGAAGTACTGGCGATCGCAGCGGGACTGGCGCCAGCGGCTGAAGCAGGCCGACGAGCTGACCGCCGGACTTCGGCTGTTGGTGGCGCAGCTGCGCGCCGGTGCCCACCCGGCCGCCGCGGCCGAGGGAGCGGCGGCGGAGTCGGGCCCGGCGGTTGGTCAGGTGTTCCAGGACATGGCCACCACGGTTCGGCTCGGCGGCGAAGTCGCGACGGTTCTCGAAGCGCACGACGGGGCCGCCGAACTGCGTGAGCCACTGGGTCGGATGGCGAGGGCCTGGGCACTCGCGGAGCGGCACGGCGTCGCATTGGCAGACTTGCTCGATGCGGTGCGCGGCGACGTCGAACGGCGCGCGGCGTTCCGCCGGGACGTCGAAGCGAAGATGGCTGGTCCGCGGTCGACGGCCGCTGTGCTCGCCGGGCTGCCGCTCTTCGGGCTGCTGTTCGGCGAGGCGGTCGGGGCAGGACCGATCACCGTGCTGACCGGCGGATTGCTCGGGCAACTGCTCCTGCTGGTCGGGGTGGCCTTGCTGTGCGCCGGGGTCGGCTGGACGTTGCGCCTGACCAGGGCGGTGGTGCAGCCGTGA